ATTCACTCGAGTTGAAATGTCAGTGTTATTAACTCTATTCATATTAGTTCCATCGTATTCAGCATGGGCAGATGTACCTAAAAACATAATAGAAAGTGCTAAAACACTTACAATAGATGATAATTTTTTCTTCATAACGCTCCCTCCTTTCTTACATATTAATTTCTCCAGAGCATGTGTGTATTATTCGTTTCACAGTTTCTAAACCGTCATTATAAAGGACACATTTATAGAAAATAGAGTTGAATGATTGCTAATATATTATTGGCTATATATTTATCATAAAATTAAATGCATCAAACTTTGCTTAAAATGTTAATATTAGTACAATTTATATTATACGGACTAGCATTAAGGAGGTAATGAAATGCGACAATTTGCAAAACCTACAATCGTTGTAAGTAAATGTTTAGAGTTTGATGCTTGTCGTTATAATGGAGAGATGATTCCGGATGTAACTATACGAAATTTGCAGCCATTTGTTACATTTATACCTGTTTGTCCAGAAGTCGAGATTGGATTGGGGACTCCTCGTGAAACGATACGCATTGTAGAAGAAAAAGGGGTGAATAAACTTGTGCAACCGTCTACAAGAGAAGACCTCACTGAAAAAATGGAGCAATTTTCAAATGAATTTTTACAAACGTTATCAGATGTGGATGGTTTTATTTTAAAAAATCGTTCGCCAAGTTGTGGTACGCGTGATGTGAAAATTTATTCTGGTTTTGAAAAAGCACCAGCAAAAGGGAAAGGACCAGGCTTATTTGGTGGTGCAGTAGTAAAAAAATTTTCGCATCTTCCAATTGAAGAGGAAGGCAGATTGTCGAATTTTATTATTAGAGAGCATTTCTTTACAAGGTTATTTACAATCGCATATTACAAGATGATTAAACGTAATAAAAATATGAAAGACCTCGTATCGTTTCAGTCGGATAATAAATATTTATTTATGGCATATAATCAGGTGAAACAAAAGGAATTAGGGCGTATTATTGCAAATCAAAAAAATGAAACGATCGAAGTTGTATTTGAAAACTATGAGAAGACTTTATATGAATTATTTATGCGCACACCCCGCTATACATCAAATGTAAATGTATGTGAGCATATTTTTGGATACTTTAAAACAAAGCTGAAAAAACAAGAAAAAGATCATTTTTTAAATTTAATACAAAAGTATATAGAAAAGAAAATTCCGCTTAGTAGCTTACTTGCAATTTTAAAATCATGGGCTCTTCGATTTGATGAAAAGTATTTATTAAGACAAACATATTTCGAACCATATCCTGAAGCTTTAGTAGAGATTTCAGATTCAGGTAAAGGTAGAGATTATTAAACATAAAATTACATAATTCGACAAGAAAACTCCTATGTTGTTGTAGAACAATGTAGGAATTTTTTTGTGCATTAGTACAGAATCTGTTTTAAAATTAAATTATGACAGAATTATAACAATTATCTAACTAATGTTCTTGTCTTTTCATTCGTAATGTTTGTAGTAGAAACTCGCACGCTGTCGAAACTCAATATTCGATAAGGGGTGTGTAGCGGAATGGAATTTACTCTAACTCGCGAAAAACAAATGATTAAAGAAATGGTACGTGACTTTGCTGAAAAGGAAATCGCACCGAAAGCTGTGTATTATGACAAAACTGCAGAGTTTCCATATGAAACATTTCAAAAAATGGGCGAACTAGGATTATTAGGCATCCCATTCCCAGAAGAGTATGGAGGTTCAGGTGGCGATACAGTATCGTACGCGTTAGCAGTTGAAGAAATTGGTCGTGCTTGTGGTGGAACAGGATTAAGTTACGCTGCAACAATTTCATTAGGTGCTTCTCCAATTTATTATTTCGGTACAGAAGAACAAAAACAGAAATATTTAGTTCCAATGGCATCAGGCAAAACTTTAGGTGCTTTCGGATTAACTGAGCCGAATGCTGGATCTGATGCAGGTGGTACACAAACAAAAGCTATATTAGATGGAGACGAGTATGTTATTAGTGGTGAGAAGTGTTGGATTACAAATGCTGAGTATGCAAATACAATTATTGTAACCGCTGTCAACGGTATTGAAGAGAATGGTAGAAAACGTATTTCTGCATTTATCGTACCGACTACTAGTGAAGGGTTAACGATTTCAAGCCCTTACGATAAGATGGGCGTACGTGCTTCTAATACTTGTGAAATCGTACTTGATGGTGTACGTGTACCAAAAGAAAATATTCTTGGTGATGTAAATAAAGGATTTAAACAATTCTTATATACACTTGATGGAGGACGTATTTCAATCGCAGCATTAGCTGTTGGTATTGCACAATCTGCATTTGAACGTGCATTGCAATATGCGAAAGAACGTCAACAATTTGGAAAGGCAATTTCTAATTTCCAAGCGATTCAATTTAAATTAGCTGATATGGCGACTGAAGTAGAGCTAGCACGTAATTTAGTACATAAAGCAGCTTGGTTAAAAGATAACGATAAACCTTTCGGTAAAGAAGCGGCTATGGCAAAACTTTTCGCATCTGAGGCTGCTAGTCGTATTGCAAATCAAGCAGTACAAATTCACGGTGGATACGGCTATATGCGTGAATATGAAGTAGAACGACATATTCGTGATGCAAAACTATTAGAAATTGGTGAAGGAACTTCTGAAATTCAACGTCTCGTAATTGCTAGACATTTAGGATGTAGATAAAAAGGAGGAATCACTATGTTTCAAAAAATATTAATTGCTAATCGCGGGGAAATCGCAGTTCGTATTATGAAAACTTGTCAAAAACTTGGCATTCGTACTGTTGCTATTTATTCTGAGGCAGATGAAAATGCCTTACATGTAAAAATGGCAAATGAAGCTTACTTAGTGGGTGGGCCGCGTGTCCAAGAAAGCTATTTAAACCTTGAAAAAATAATTGAAATAGCGAAGAAGACAAATGCCGAAGCAATCCATCCGGGATATGGATTATTATCTGAGAATCCATCTTTCCCAGTACGTTGTAAAGAAGAAGGAATCGTATTTATCGGTCCATCAGAAGAAATCATTACGAAGATGGGAAGTAAAATTGAATCACGTATTGCAATGCAAGCTGCAGATGTCCCAGTAGTTCCAGGTATTACTACAAATATTGAAACTGCTGAAGAAGCAATTGAAATTGCGAAACAAATTGGTTATCCATTAATGTTGAAGGCATCCGCAGGAGGCGGAGGCATTGGAATGCAGTTGATGGAAACTGAGCAAACGCTCACCAAAGCATTTGAAAGCAACAAAACAAGAGCACAAAACTTCTTCGGTAATGGAGAAATGTATTTAGAGCGCTATATAGCAGACGCGCATCATATTGAAATTCAGCTTTTAGCAGATACACATGGTAACACGGTGTATTTATGGGAGCGTGAATGTTCAGTGCAGCGCCGAAATCAAAAAGTGATTGAAGAAGCCCCTTCACCATTTTTAGATGAAGGTACACGAAAAGCGATGGGTGAAATTGCTGTACAAGCTGCTAAAGCCCTAGGTTATACAAATGCTGGTACAGTTGAGTTTCTTGTAGATGAGCAGAAGAACTTCTATTTCTTAGAGATGAATACGAGATTACAAGTAGAGCATCCAGTGACAGAAGAAATTACGGGTTTAGATCTTGTAGAACAACAACTTTTAATTGCATATGGTGAGAAATTATCGTTTACACAAGATGATATAAAACGTAGTGGTCATGCCATTGAGGCACGTATTTATGCGGAAGATCCGAAAACTTTCTTCCCATCACCTGGGAAAATTACAGATTTAACGCTTCCAACAAACGTACGTATTGATCACTTTTTGGAGAATCAAGTAACGATTACACCTTTCTATGATCCAATGATTGCGAAAGTCATTGCTCATGGTGAGACTCGTGAAGAAGCAATTTCAAAATTACATGATGCTTTAGAAGAATTAAAAGTAGAAGGTATTAAAACAAACACGCCAATGCTACTGCAAGTATTGGAAGATGATGTGTTCAAAAGTGGTATTTATACAACGGGTTTTGTAACGAAACAACTTGTTAAAAAATAAGATTTAAAAATACTAAGGGGGAAAAAATGATGACGAAAGTATATGCATCGATGGCAGGAAATGTATGGAAGATTGTTGTAGGAGTAGGAGATACAGTAGAGGAAGAGCAGGATGTCGTCATTTTGGAATCTATGAAAATGGAAATTCCAATCGTTTCAGAAGAAGCTGGCACAGTTATGAAAATTAATGTGCAAGAAGGCGATTTTGTAAATGAAGGAGATGTATTACTAGAAATTGAATAGGGAGATATAGGGGGAAGCGAATTGAAACTACCTAATTTTGCTGTCATTAAAGAAGTCGGGCCACGTGATGGCTTACAGAATGAAAAAAAGATTGTTGGCACAAAAGATAAAGTAAAATGGATTCAACTACTTACAGAGGCGGGATTATCGTACGTTGAAGTTTCCTCATTCGTTCACCCTAAATGGGTCCCTGCATTGGCAGATGCAAATGATGTGTTTTCAGAGCTGAAAAGGGACCCAAATGTTACATATGCAGCGCTTGTTCCAAATCAAAATGGTTTGGAACGAGCTTTTTTGCAAAATGTAGATGAGGTGAATGTTTTTTTATCAGCAAGTGAATCTCATAATAAAAGTAATATTAATAAATCCATTAAAGAAGCATTAGTTGTAATTGAAGATATAACAAAACAGGCATTATTCGAAGGCAAAAAAGTAAGAGGCTATGTGTCTACTGTATTTGGATGTCCTTATGAAGGGGATATAAGTGCCATAGCAGTTGACGAATTATGTGATCAACTATTTTCATATGGCATTTATGAAGTGTCTCTTGGCGACACAATCGGAGTAGCGAATCCGTTACAAGTAGAGCGAGTATTAGAGCATTTATTAAAGAAATATGATGCTTCGCAGTTTGCAATGCACTTCCATAATACGTACGGAATGGCTCTTGCAAATGTAGTAAAGTCTTTAGAATATGGCATTACAACATTTGATAGTTCTTGTGGTGGTCTTGGCGGCTGTCCATATGCACCAGGAGCATCAGGAAATGTTGCAACTGATGACTTAGTTCATATGCTCCATAAGTTAGGGGTCCAAACGAATATTGATGAAGAGAAGTTATTAAGAGCGAGTCAATTTATTCAAAGTAAATTAAATATCCAATTACCGAGTCATGTGTATAGAGCGCTTCAACATAAAACGATAAGTAGGTGAGAAGATGCTACAATTACAAAATATTTCAGTTGATTATGCAACACCGCACGTTGTAAAGATTTCATTAAATCGTGAAAGACAAGCAAACTCATTATCTTTAGCGTTATTAGAAGAGTTACAAAACATATTAACTCAAATAAATGAAGAGGCAAATACTCGTGTAGTTATTTTAACAGGTGCTGGTGAAAAAGCGTTTTGTGCTGGTGCTGATTTAAAAGAACGTGCTGGCATGAATGAAGAACAAGTTCGCCATGCTGTTAGTATGATTCGCACTACTATGGAAATGGTTGAACAATTACCACAGCCAGTTATTGCTGCTATAAATGGCATCGCACTTGGTGGTGGTACGGAATTAAGTTTAGCTTGTGATTTTAGAATTGCGGCTGAATCTGCGAGTCTTGGTCTTACTGAAACTACACTTGCAATTATACCAGGAGCAGGTGGTACGCAGCGTTTGCCAAGATTAATTGGTGTTGGTAGAGCGAAAGAATTAATTTATACAGGAAGACGTATTTCGGCACAAGAAGCGAAAGAATATGGTCTAGTAGAATTTGTTGTACCAGTTCATTTACTTGAAGAAAAAGCGATTGAAATAGCAGAGAAAATTGCTAGTAATGGTCCCATTGCTGTTCGATTAGCGAAAGAAGCAATTTCAAACGGTATTCAAGTTGATTTACATACCGGATTACAAATGGAAAAACAAGCGTATGAAGGTGTAATCCATACGAAAGACAGATTAGAAGGATTACAGGCATTCAAGGAAAAACGCACACCAATGTATAAGGGGGAGTAAATATGATAGACCAAAAACAACAATCGAATACATTTGAAGAACGAGTTGAAACGATTAAACGAGGCGGCGCACCAAAATATCATGAACAAAATAAAGCGAAAGGTAAACTATTCGTTCGAGATCGCTTAGCTCTTTTATTTGATAATGGTGAATATGTAGAAGATGCATTATTTGCAAATTGTGAAGAAACGGGATTACCTGCTGATGGTGTTATAACGGCAACGGGAAAAATACATGGTCGTACTGCATGCGTAATGGCAAATGATTCTACGGTAAAGGCTGGATCATGGGGCGCACGTACAGTTGAAAAGATTTTACGTATTCAAGAAACGGCAGAAAAATTACGTGTTCCGTTATTTTATTTAGTTGACTCTGCTGGGGCGCGTATTACGGATCAAGTTGAAATGTTCCCAGGGCGCCGCGGTGCAGGAAGAATCTTCTATAATCAAGTGAAATTATCAGGTAAAGTTCCGCAAGTATGTTTATTATTTGGACCTTCTGCAGCTGGTGGCGCATATATTCCAGCCTTTTGTGACGTTGTTATGATGGTAGAAGGGAATGCTTCTATGTATTTAGGATCTCCTCGTATGGCTGAGATGGTTATCGGTGAAAAGGTAACTTTAGAAGAGATGGGCGGAGCTCGTATGCATTGCTCTATATCAGGATGTGGAGATGTTTTATGTAAAACAGAAGAAGATGCGATTACACAAGCAAGACAATACATTTCATATTTTCCAAACAACTACTTAGAAAAGACTCCATTGGTTACACCTCAAGAACCGAAACAATTCGATAAAACGTTAGAACAAATCATTCCAGAAAATCAAAATGCTCCTTTCAATATGAAAGATCTTATTAATAGAGTTATTGATGAAGGTTCTTTCTACGAAGTGAAAAAATTATTTGCTCAAGAACTCATTACAGGTTTAGCACGTATTGATGGTAAGCCAGTAGGTATTATTGCAAATCAACCGCGAATGAAAGGCGGCGTATTATTCCACGATTCAGCTGATAAAGCAGCGAAGTTTATAAATTTATGCGATGCATATCATATTCCGTTATTATTCCTTGCAGATGTACCTGGATTTATGATTGGTACAAAAGTAGAACGTGCTGGTATTATTCGTCACGGTGCAAAAATGATTTCTGCAATGAGTGAAGCAACTGTACCGAAAATTTCTATCGTTGTTCGTAAAGCATATGGTGCTGGTTTATATGCGATGGCAGGTCCAGCCTTTGAACCAGATTGCTGCCTAGCATTACCGACAGCCTCTATTGCGGTAATGGGTCCAGAAGCCGCGGTCAATGCTGTATATGCAAATAAGATTGCAGCTTTACCTGAAGAAGAGCGTGATAGCTTCATTGCTGAAAAACGAGAAGAGTATAAGAAAGATATTGATATTTACCATTTAGCATCAGAGATGGTCATTGATGGTATTGTTCATCCAAACAATTTAAGAGAAGAGTTAAAAGGACGATTCGAAATGTATATGAGTAAATATCAAGTATTTACGGATCGTAAACATCCTGTTTATCCAGTTTAAAAGCCCTATTTAGGGCTTTCTTGCTCAAAAAGTTAAGGAGGGGAAAACATTGAAACAAGCAGTTTGGTTTCCAACAGAAGAGTATAAAGAAAAAACACGCTTATATGGTTGGATGAAATCATTGGGGTATGAAGATTATGAAACGTTTTATAATAAATCTATTGAAGAAACAGCTTGGTTTTGGGGAGAAGCTGAGAAAGTGGTTGGCTATCAATGGATGAAACCTTATACAGAAGTGTTAGACCTGCAAAATGGTACACCGTTTGCACAGTGGTATAATGGCGGAACATGTAACGTTGTAGAATCAGTTTTATCACGCTGGCTTGCAGATGATGAAACAAGAACGCAACCAGCACTTCAGTATGAAGGAGAAAATGGAACTTCAAAATCATTTACATATGAAGAACTTGATAGCTGGGTAAGTCGCGCTGCAAATGGTTTGAAACATGCGGGTATTGAAAAAGGCGACCGAGTAACAATTTATATGCCAATGATTCCAGAAACAGTTGTTGCGATGCTAGCTGTAATGAAAATCGGAGCAATTATTTCACCAATATTCTCAGGATTTGCGTCTGATGCAGTCATGACACGCGTGCAAGCAGCAGGATCAAAGATGATCATTACTGCAGATGGTTTTTCACGCCGAGGTAAGATTGTTTCATTAAAAGATGAAGTAGATAAAGCTTGTGAGCATTGTCCAACTGTTGAAAAAGTCGTTATCGTGCGCCACGCAGGAAATGATTTTACACCGCATAATTATGATTTCTCATGGAGTACGTTAGAAAAAGAAAAGCCATTTGTACATGCTGAAGAAATGCATAGTGACGATCCGTTAATGCTCATTTATACATCAGGTACAACAGGAAAACCGAAAGGGACCGTGCACACTCATGCTGGTTTCCCTTTGAAAGCAGCATTTGATGCAGGGTTTGGGATGAATATAAAACAAGGCGACCGCGTATTATGGGTAACTGATATGGGCTGGATGATGGGACCATTTTTACTATTTGGCTCTCTCATTAATGGAGCAACGATGGTTATGTACGAAGGTGTTCCGGATTTCCCAAAAGCAGATCGTTTATGGGAGACAGTTGATAAATATGAAATTACACATCTTGGTATATCACCAACATTAATTCGTGCGTTAATGGCAAAAGGTGATGAGTATGTAAATAAACATTCGCTTAAGAGTTTAGAAGTATTTGCCTCAACAGGCGAGCCTTGGAATCCAGATCCTTGGATGTGGCTATTTGAAACAGTTGGAAAAAGTAATGTGCCAATTTGTAACTATTCGGGCGGAACTGAAATTTCTGGTGGGATTTTCGGAAATGTCCTTATTAAACCAATTGCACCGATAAGCTTTAACGCTTCTTTACCAGGAATGGCAGCGGTTGTGCTCGATGATCAAGGTAATCCAATTCGTGATGAAGTTGGAGAATTATGTTTAGAGAAACCTTGGGTTGGTATGACGAAAAGTTTCTGGGAAGACGATGAGCGTTATGTGAACACATATTGGTCACGTTTTGAAAATAAATGGGTTCACGGTGACTGGGTGGTTTATGATGGTGAGCAATATATTATTACAGGGCGCTCAGATGATACGCTAAACATTGCTGGAAAACGCATTGGACCTGCTGAATATGAATCTATTCTTGTGAAGCATAATGATGTCATAGAAGCTGCCGCGATTGGTGTACCAGATGATGTAAAAGGTGAAGTTTGTCATTGTTTTGTAGTATTAAGAGATAATGTAACATTTACAGGAGAATTAAAGAAAGAATTAATGAGTTTAGTAAACTCTCATATTGGAAAAGCATTATGTCCAAAAGATATTCACGTTGTAGAAGATTTACCGAAAACACGTAATTCTAAAGTAATGCGACGCGTCATTAAAGCTGCTTATTTAGGGAAAGAACTAGGTGATTTATCATCACTTGTAAACCCTGAAGTAGTGCCATTTATTCAGGGATTGCAGTCTAGTAAATTATAAAATTAAAGCATGTATAATGTGAACTGACCTCTAACAATTAGAGGTCAGTTTTTATGTATACAGAATAGTTTAGTACATGTGTTTGTTTTTTCTTTTCTATGTTTTTGCCTCGTACACTTTGAAGCTAGTGGACATACTATATTAATAGAAATGACTAGGGGGTGAGATTTTGGGATCTCGTTATAGTAATTCTAGAAAAAAGTGTTCATGTAAACAGTGTTCATGTAAACAGGATGATTGTTGGGATGTTTTTGAAGAGTGTAAAAAAGAACATGAAGAGCAAAATAAGGCATGTGACTGTTGCTGTGTACAAGGAATTAGAGATGAGCTGAGAAAGTTAGTAAACAGATCAGTGCGTATTACAACAGGAAGTAATAATTATGCAGGAACTGTTTCTTCAGTCACTTGTGATGTTGTAAAGCTTGCTAATAGTGCTGGGGTAGTTACAGTAATTATTTCAGTTTGTAAAATTGAAGCGATTGAAGCATTGTTAACATAAGAAACATGGCATAATGGGGCTATGTTTTTTGTAAAGCCATTCTTATGAATGGCTTTACTTTCATTTCGTATAAAAGGAGAATATATTCTATATATAGAAATAAGTTTGAGGATATATAGAATGGTGTATGAAAGGAGAATGAAGTTGATTAAATTAGAACCCTTTAAACGATCCGATTTCAAACGATTAATAAACTGGATTGATTCCGAAGAATTTTTAATACAGTGGTCTGGAAATGCATTTACATATCCCCTACATGAACAACAATTAGAAAAATATATAGAAAGTGAAAATACACTTGCATTCAAAGTAATAGATGAAGAGACTAAAGAAGTAATTGGTCATATTTCACTTGGGCAAATAGACCATATAAATAAATCTGCAAGGATTGGTAAAGTACTAGTTGGTGATACGAGAATGAGAGGACGTTCCATAGGGAAGCATATGATGAAAGCAGTACTTCATATTGCATTTGATGAATTAAAACTACATAGAGTAACGCTTGGTGTTTATGATTTTAATACATCGGCTATTTCATGTTACGAAAAAATAGGATTTGTAAAAGAAGGCTTATTAAGAGAGTCGAAAAAAGTAGGGGAGACATATTGGAATTTATGGGAAATGAGTATGTTAGAATATGAATGGGGCGATAAAAAACAATAGTTGTTTATAATTATGTTATGTCGATTAAAAGGGGTATGGTGGGAATTTATGAATAAAAAAACGAAAATTATTACAATTGCAGCTGTTTCAGGAGGAGGTAAAACTACTGTTACAGAAAGATTAACTCATAAATTAATGAATTCAAAAGCACTATATTTTGATAGATATAACTTTGATAACTGTCCTACTGATATTTGTAAATGGATTGATGATGGAGCCAATTATGATGAATGGGTACTCACACCATTAATTAAGGATATTCAGCATCTTATACGAGATAGTAATGTAGATTATATTATTGTAGATTATCCTTTTGCATACTTAAATAGTGAAATGCGACAATTCATTGATGTAACTATATTTATCGATACGCCTTTAGATATTGCAATGGCTAGAAGAATTTTGCGAGATTTTAAAGAAGATACAATAAGTGAAATACATAATGATTTAGAGCATTATATAAACTATGCTAGAAAAGCCTATTTGGAGGCACTTCATACTGTAAAGCCAAATTCAGATATTGTGTTGGATGGAGCATTATCTGTAGATCAAATAATTAATCAAATTGAAGAAGAACTTTATCGGAGAGAAGTGATCGCCAATGGTTAAAAGTATAGAAAAATATGTACAAGTTGATGATTTTAAAATATATTCAAAAGTATTTCAAGGAAAGAAGTTGCAGCCTGTTATTATAATGGAAGCAGGTTATGGTGATTATTCAAAGGC
This genomic window from Bacillus anthracis str. Vollum contains:
- a CDS encoding AAA family ATPase; the encoded protein is MNKKTKIITIAAVSGGGKTTVTERLTHKLMNSKALYFDRYNFDNCPTDICKWIDDGANYDEWVLTPLIKDIQHLIRDSNVDYIIVDYPFAYLNSEMRQFIDVTIFIDTPLDIAMARRILRDFKEDTISEIHNDLEHYINYARKAYLEALHTVKPNSDIVLDGALSVDQIINQIEEELYRREVIANG
- a CDS encoding enoyl-CoA hydratase encodes the protein MLQLQNISVDYATPHVVKISLNRERQANSLSLALLEELQNILTQINEEANTRVVILTGAGEKAFCAGADLKERAGMNEEQVRHAVSMIRTTMEMVEQLPQPVIAAINGIALGGGTELSLACDFRIAAESASLGLTETTLAIIPGAGGTQRLPRLIGVGRAKELIYTGRRISAQEAKEYGLVEFVVPVHLLEEKAIEIAEKIASNGPIAVRLAKEAISNGIQVDLHTGLQMEKQAYEGVIHTKDRLEGLQAFKEKRTPMYKGE
- a CDS encoding acyl-CoA carboxylase subunit beta; protein product: MIDQKQQSNTFEERVETIKRGGAPKYHEQNKAKGKLFVRDRLALLFDNGEYVEDALFANCEETGLPADGVITATGKIHGRTACVMANDSTVKAGSWGARTVEKILRIQETAEKLRVPLFYLVDSAGARITDQVEMFPGRRGAGRIFYNQVKLSGKVPQVCLLFGPSAAGGAYIPAFCDVVMMVEGNASMYLGSPRMAEMVIGEKVTLEEMGGARMHCSISGCGDVLCKTEEDAITQARQYISYFPNNYLEKTPLVTPQEPKQFDKTLEQIIPENQNAPFNMKDLINRVIDEGSFYEVKKLFAQELITGLARIDGKPVGIIANQPRMKGGVLFHDSADKAAKFINLCDAYHIPLLFLADVPGFMIGTKVERAGIIRHGAKMISAMSEATVPKISIVVRKAYGAGLYAMAGPAFEPDCCLALPTASIAVMGPEAAVNAVYANKIAALPEEERDSFIAEKREEYKKDIDIYHLASEMVIDGIVHPNNLREELKGRFEMYMSKYQVFTDRKHPVYPV
- a CDS encoding acetyl-CoA carboxylase biotin carboxylase subunit translates to MFQKILIANRGEIAVRIMKTCQKLGIRTVAIYSEADENALHVKMANEAYLVGGPRVQESYLNLEKIIEIAKKTNAEAIHPGYGLLSENPSFPVRCKEEGIVFIGPSEEIITKMGSKIESRIAMQAADVPVVPGITTNIETAEEAIEIAKQIGYPLMLKASAGGGGIGMQLMETEQTLTKAFESNKTRAQNFFGNGEMYLERYIADAHHIEIQLLADTHGNTVYLWERECSVQRRNQKVIEEAPSPFLDEGTRKAMGEIAVQAAKALGYTNAGTVEFLVDEQKNFYFLEMNTRLQVEHPVTEEITGLDLVEQQLLIAYGEKLSFTQDDIKRSGHAIEARIYAEDPKTFFPSPGKITDLTLPTNVRIDHFLENQVTITPFYDPMIAKVIAHGETREEAISKLHDALEELKVEGIKTNTPMLLQVLEDDVFKSGIYTTGFVTKQLVKK
- a CDS encoding AMP-binding protein, producing the protein MKQAVWFPTEEYKEKTRLYGWMKSLGYEDYETFYNKSIEETAWFWGEAEKVVGYQWMKPYTEVLDLQNGTPFAQWYNGGTCNVVESVLSRWLADDETRTQPALQYEGENGTSKSFTYEELDSWVSRAANGLKHAGIEKGDRVTIYMPMIPETVVAMLAVMKIGAIISPIFSGFASDAVMTRVQAAGSKMIITADGFSRRGKIVSLKDEVDKACEHCPTVEKVVIVRHAGNDFTPHNYDFSWSTLEKEKPFVHAEEMHSDDPLMLIYTSGTTGKPKGTVHTHAGFPLKAAFDAGFGMNIKQGDRVLWVTDMGWMMGPFLLFGSLINGATMVMYEGVPDFPKADRLWETVDKYEITHLGISPTLIRALMAKGDEYVNKHSLKSLEVFASTGEPWNPDPWMWLFETVGKSNVPICNYSGGTEISGGIFGNVLIKPIAPISFNASLPGMAAVVLDDQGNPIRDEVGELCLEKPWVGMTKSFWEDDERYVNTYWSRFENKWVHGDWVVYDGEQYIITGRSDDTLNIAGKRIGPAEYESILVKHNDVIEAAAIGVPDDVKGEVCHCFVVLRDNVTFTGELKKELMSLVNSHIGKALCPKDIHVVEDLPKTRNSKVMRRVIKAAYLGKELGDLSSLVNPEVVPFIQGLQSSKL
- a CDS encoding YbgA family protein, with protein sequence MRQFAKPTIVVSKCLEFDACRYNGEMIPDVTIRNLQPFVTFIPVCPEVEIGLGTPRETIRIVEEKGVNKLVQPSTREDLTEKMEQFSNEFLQTLSDVDGFILKNRSPSCGTRDVKIYSGFEKAPAKGKGPGLFGGAVVKKFSHLPIEEEGRLSNFIIREHFFTRLFTIAYYKMIKRNKNMKDLVSFQSDNKYLFMAYNQVKQKELGRIIANQKNETIEVVFENYEKTLYELFMRTPRYTSNVNVCEHIFGYFKTKLKKQEKDHFLNLIQKYIEKKIPLSSLLAILKSWALRFDEKYLLRQTYFEPYPEALVEISDSGKGRDY
- the mvaB gene encoding hydroxymethylglutaryl-CoA lyase — protein: MKLPNFAVIKEVGPRDGLQNEKKIVGTKDKVKWIQLLTEAGLSYVEVSSFVHPKWVPALADANDVFSELKRDPNVTYAALVPNQNGLERAFLQNVDEVNVFLSASESHNKSNINKSIKEALVVIEDITKQALFEGKKVRGYVSTVFGCPYEGDISAIAVDELCDQLFSYGIYEVSLGDTIGVANPLQVERVLEHLLKKYDASQFAMHFHNTYGMALANVVKSLEYGITTFDSSCGGLGGCPYAPGASGNVATDDLVHMLHKLGVQTNIDEEKLLRASQFIQSKLNIQLPSHVYRALQHKTISR
- the exsK gene encoding exosporium protein ExsK, which produces MGSRYSNSRKKCSCKQCSCKQDDCWDVFEECKKEHEEQNKACDCCCVQGIRDELRKLVNRSVRITTGSNNYAGTVSSVTCDVVKLANSAGVVTVIISVCKIEAIEALLT
- a CDS encoding GNAT family N-acetyltransferase, which produces MVYERRMKLIKLEPFKRSDFKRLINWIDSEEFLIQWSGNAFTYPLHEQQLEKYIESENTLAFKVIDEETKEVIGHISLGQIDHINKSARIGKVLVGDTRMRGRSIGKHMMKAVLHIAFDELKLHRVTLGVYDFNTSAISCYEKIGFVKEGLLRESKKVGETYWNLWEMSMLEYEWGDKKQ
- a CDS encoding acetyl-CoA carboxylase biotin carboxyl carrier protein subunit gives rise to the protein MMTKVYASMAGNVWKIVVGVGDTVEEEQDVVILESMKMEIPIVSEEAGTVMKINVQEGDFVNEGDVLLEIE
- a CDS encoding acyl-CoA dehydrogenase, with the translated sequence MEFTLTREKQMIKEMVRDFAEKEIAPKAVYYDKTAEFPYETFQKMGELGLLGIPFPEEYGGSGGDTVSYALAVEEIGRACGGTGLSYAATISLGASPIYYFGTEEQKQKYLVPMASGKTLGAFGLTEPNAGSDAGGTQTKAILDGDEYVISGEKCWITNAEYANTIIVTAVNGIEENGRKRISAFIVPTTSEGLTISSPYDKMGVRASNTCEIVLDGVRVPKENILGDVNKGFKQFLYTLDGGRISIAALAVGIAQSAFERALQYAKERQQFGKAISNFQAIQFKLADMATEVELARNLVHKAAWLKDNDKPFGKEAAMAKLFASEAASRIANQAVQIHGGYGYMREYEVERHIRDAKLLEIGEGTSEIQRLVIARHLGCR